Within Enterobacter sp. RHBSTW-00175, the genomic segment TGGTTACAGGGCGCGCCTGTCGCGCTGGCCGCCGAGGGCGATCTGCTCGCCGCCTGGTGCGATTTCGCCCGTGATATGGGCATGGTTCCCGGCCCGGTGGTGGCGCCAGTGAGCCAGAAAGGGTTGCAGGATCTGCCGGTCGAAAACGTCATCATCGGCGATCTGGAGGATATGCAGGATCTGTTGTGCAAAACGCCTGCATCACTGCTGGTGTCCAATTCTCACGCTGCGGATTTGGCCAGGCAGTTCAACATTCCGCTGGTGCGCGCCGGTTTCCCCCTGTTCGACCGTCTGGGCGAATTTCGCCGCGTGCGCCAGGGTTACGCCGGGATGCGCGACACCTTGTTTGAGCTGGCGAATGCACTGCGCGATCGCCACCATCATCTTGCCGCTTATCACTCGCCGCTGCGCCAGCGTTTTTACGAACCTGCATCTTCGGGAGGTGACTATGCAACATGTTAACCGACAATTCAGCACCATTTGCGACAGTGAATGGTCGATGAGAGTGGCCTTTGCCAGTTCCGATTACCACCATGTCGATCAGCATTTCGGCGCCACGCCGCGGCTGGTGGTGTACGGCGTCAAAGAGGATGACGTCACCCTGCTACGGGTGGTGGATTTCTCGGTACTGCCCGGCCATCAGCAGGAGAAACTGACCAGCCGGATTAGCGCGCTGGAGGATTGTGTGACGCTCTACTGCGTGGCGATCGGCGAGACGGTTTTTCGCCAGCTTTTACAGGTCGGCGTGCGCGCGGTGCGCGTTCCGGCAGATACAACGATTGTCGGGCTGTTGCAGGAAATCCAACACTACTGGTACGACAAAG encodes:
- a CDS encoding NifB/NifX family molybdenum-iron cluster-binding protein; translated protein: MQHVNRQFSTICDSEWSMRVAFASSDYHHVDQHFGATPRLVVYGVKEDDVTLLRVVDFSVLPGHQQEKLTSRISALEDCVTLYCVAIGETVFRQLLQVGVRAVRVPADTTIVGLLQEIQHYWYDKEQRRSARSRNTDRFAGLLLEDEWQEEDER